The Sporocytophaga myxococcoides genome includes a window with the following:
- a CDS encoding gliding motility-associated C-terminal domain-containing protein, giving the protein MRKLKSKYPFYLSGHTLWVYAFILMLSFLSSKVIAEGTKELMPRSTDHGVVQIFDRSRLFMTYDAPKENRLNIHICKAGEVIYFGFNQPDEDVYFRLKSPDGSVVIGPTLLPSSGAGFITNFSQAVAGPVQLSPGGYDALSYTSLTDGDYYIEFNPVSPTTITNSKRYFDLFDITVADGNTARPGRLWSYTWDINTTNADYSFNGKMYVLSTDSIVTSIDFNGIQPFGATISANSKGCTNTGMAINDRISRVGNVTYPEYKIFLNDPDPHCYPTGTFGNFLQKPFISGCDPDNRCINISVDKPGKIEVLLDINDQDGYQANTTDRILSASVTKGQNCIKWNTRDGKGNIVLPGTSVEIEISYGNGITHLPLYDVEHHKNGYIVDLVRPTGSKPQLFWDDNQLKAGTAIDGLANLIGCSNAGGCHQWKDRGTDDCKIECPETINTWWYARMVKEKVEYLVSHPGVDAESRNRPGEINDTLVCVNVSNFRLSGSLTNASSVQWVGGAGVFNSSRVGLSPEYKPTEEERESGLVKLYLKSDAQENCPSATDSILIRFKKLPKAEAGDSLILCETTKVINLNGIVKNATGGIWSGGNGIFGDNNKLITTYTPSAAELKSNSFRLRLTSVNASPCPDVFDEVKIIYNQAPSVEAGLPISVCTDKDSVLISGSSKNATDIKWSGGMGSFSSNSKAQTYYRFIPVEKTGLVTLTLKAEGVAPCGPVSDELKVLFNPLPFVDAGIDLNKCTGDMAIFEVKSSLSYSYEWIDESGIVVGKETTLKVISSADRTFILKGKDINGCVFSDTVQLITKSTPVLSLPKDVCLNDSLRINAVSQPYSLAGTYTWKKDGVIMPDKTTSVIDIIESGIYEVDFKNGNCKASGKTVVWPSPALALSDSIIECENTKVVLSANNIENVSYTWFINHSQLHFNTTSIEAISSDSIQKYFVEVKDSNGCKDKDSIVLIGIPVPKIVAADTGVCAGKEVVLKPIITNTFNAIGLSLEYSWSIDGRPTDIHDDIYHASSAGEYRISVKVGSCNSDKSFIVQSYPAPPRSLPELVKFCREEIPFYELSAGIGKRYLWYQTGDTTQSISIALPGRYSVWITNEYGCTIEDATELREVCPPRLYISNSFSPNKDGKNDTYEVFGSNFTNFRMLIFNRWGEIIFESKDRNDVWDGQYKGESMPIGVYPWVITYEGDSEEYKGPYKMEGSVTIVR; this is encoded by the coding sequence ATGAGAAAACTAAAAAGCAAATATCCATTTTATCTTTCAGGTCATACCTTGTGGGTATATGCATTTATTTTAATGCTTTCGTTTTTGTCGAGTAAGGTTATAGCGGAAGGCACTAAGGAGTTAATGCCCAGATCCACTGATCATGGCGTCGTTCAGATATTCGACCGTTCCAGATTATTTATGACCTATGATGCCCCTAAAGAAAACCGACTCAATATTCATATCTGCAAAGCTGGTGAAGTTATTTATTTCGGCTTTAATCAACCGGATGAAGATGTTTACTTCAGGCTTAAAAGTCCTGATGGGTCTGTAGTAATAGGACCTACCTTATTGCCTTCCTCCGGTGCTGGTTTTATTACGAACTTCAGTCAGGCAGTAGCAGGTCCTGTACAATTATCTCCTGGTGGCTATGATGCCCTTTCATATACTTCTCTTACAGATGGAGATTATTATATTGAGTTTAATCCGGTTTCTCCAACAACAATAACAAATTCAAAGAGATACTTTGATCTGTTTGATATAACTGTTGCTGACGGAAATACAGCTAGGCCCGGACGGTTATGGTCTTACACATGGGATATCAATACTACCAATGCTGATTATTCTTTCAATGGGAAGATGTATGTGCTGTCAACGGATAGTATTGTTACTTCAATTGACTTTAACGGGATTCAGCCTTTTGGTGCTACCATCAGCGCCAACTCAAAAGGATGTACAAATACGGGAATGGCCATTAACGACAGAATCAGTAGGGTTGGCAATGTAACTTATCCTGAATATAAAATCTTTCTTAATGACCCTGATCCACATTGTTATCCTACAGGTACCTTCGGTAATTTCTTACAAAAACCATTTATAAGCGGATGTGATCCTGATAACAGGTGTATAAACATTTCTGTAGATAAGCCAGGGAAGATAGAAGTACTTTTGGATATAAATGACCAGGATGGTTATCAGGCTAATACTACAGATAGAATCCTATCAGCTTCTGTTACGAAGGGACAGAACTGTATCAAGTGGAATACAAGAGATGGTAAAGGGAATATAGTGCTCCCCGGAACATCGGTTGAAATAGAGATAAGTTATGGAAATGGAATCACGCATCTTCCGCTTTATGATGTTGAGCATCATAAAAACGGATATATCGTAGATTTGGTAAGGCCGACAGGCTCTAAGCCCCAGCTGTTCTGGGACGATAATCAACTCAAAGCGGGAACTGCTATTGATGGACTTGCCAATCTTATCGGATGCTCCAATGCAGGAGGTTGTCATCAATGGAAAGACAGAGGTACTGACGATTGCAAGATAGAGTGTCCCGAAACAATAAATACCTGGTGGTATGCCAGAATGGTAAAAGAGAAAGTTGAATATCTGGTGTCACATCCCGGGGTAGATGCAGAATCAAGAAACAGACCCGGCGAAATTAATGACACACTTGTTTGTGTTAATGTTTCTAACTTCCGTCTGAGTGGTAGTTTAACAAATGCTTCAAGTGTTCAATGGGTTGGAGGTGCTGGAGTTTTTAATTCTTCACGTGTTGGACTTAGCCCTGAATATAAGCCGACTGAAGAGGAGAGAGAATCGGGATTGGTTAAGTTATATCTGAAATCAGATGCACAGGAGAATTGCCCTTCGGCTACAGATTCCATACTGATCCGTTTTAAGAAACTTCCGAAAGCAGAAGCCGGTGACTCTCTTATCTTATGCGAAACAACAAAAGTGATTAATCTGAATGGTATTGTCAAAAATGCTACAGGTGGTATCTGGTCAGGAGGCAATGGTATTTTTGGTGATAATAATAAACTCATTACAACATACACACCTTCTGCTGCTGAGTTAAAATCAAATTCATTTCGGTTAAGACTAACTTCAGTAAATGCATCTCCATGTCCGGATGTATTTGATGAGGTTAAGATTATATATAACCAAGCACCTTCCGTAGAAGCCGGTTTACCAATCAGTGTATGCACAGATAAAGATTCAGTTTTGATATCAGGAAGCAGTAAGAATGCTACTGACATAAAATGGAGCGGTGGAATGGGAAGCTTTTCTTCCAATTCAAAAGCGCAAACTTATTACAGATTTATTCCGGTTGAAAAAACAGGACTTGTTACACTTACCTTAAAGGCAGAGGGAGTAGCCCCATGTGGTCCTGTTTCTGATGAATTGAAAGTTTTATTTAATCCATTACCCTTTGTAGATGCTGGTATTGATCTGAATAAATGTACAGGTGACATGGCTATTTTCGAAGTGAAATCTTCTCTTTCATATTCTTATGAATGGATAGATGAGTCAGGTATTGTTGTGGGTAAAGAGACTACACTGAAAGTTATTTCCTCTGCTGATCGAACTTTTATTCTTAAGGGGAAAGATATCAATGGATGTGTATTTTCAGATACGGTACAACTTATAACAAAATCAACTCCAGTATTAAGCCTTCCAAAAGATGTTTGTCTCAATGATTCTTTGAGGATCAATGCTGTCTCTCAACCGTATTCTTTGGCTGGTACCTACACATGGAAAAAAGATGGAGTGATAATGCCTGATAAAACTACCTCCGTTATTGATATAATTGAATCAGGTATTTATGAGGTAGATTTTAAGAACGGGAACTGCAAAGCTTCCGGAAAAACTGTAGTGTGGCCTTCTCCGGCTTTAGCTCTGTCAGATTCAATTATTGAATGTGAAAATACAAAAGTTGTTTTATCTGCTAATAATATTGAGAATGTTTCTTATACTTGGTTTATCAATCATTCTCAATTACATTTTAATACAACATCTATAGAAGCAATTTCTTCTGATTCAATTCAAAAGTATTTTGTTGAAGTAAAAGACAGTAATGGCTGTAAGGATAAAGACAGTATTGTTCTGATAGGAATTCCTGTGCCAAAGATTGTTGCAGCAGATACTGGAGTTTGTGCTGGAAAAGAAGTTGTACTAAAGCCTATCATTACTAATACGTTTAATGCAATCGGACTTTCACTCGAATATAGCTGGTCGATTGATGGAAGACCTACTGATATTCATGATGACATTTATCATGCCTCTTCAGCAGGGGAATATAGAATTTCAGTGAAAGTTGGAAGTTGCAATTCCGATAAATCATTTATTGTACAAAGTTATCCTGCACCTCCCAGGTCGCTTCCTGAATTAGTAAAGTTTTGCAGGGAAGAGATACCCTTCTATGAACTTTCAGCAGGAATCGGAAAAAGATATCTATGGTATCAGACTGGGGATACGACTCAGTCAATAAGCATTGCATTGCCAGGAAGATATTCTGTTTGGATTACTAATGAATATGGTTGTACTATTGAAGACGCTACTGAACTAAGAGAGGTATGTCCTCCGAGATTGTATATCTCTAACTCATTTTCTCCAAATAAGGATGGAAAGAATGACACCTACGAAGTCTTTGGTTCAAACTTTACAAATTTTAGAATGCTGATTTTTAACCGATGGGGAGAAATAATTTTTGAAAGCAAGGACAGGAATGATGTATGGGATGGTCAATACAAAGGAGAATCCATGCCTATAGGTGTATATCCATGGGTAATCACTTATGAAGGCGATTCGGAAGAATATAAAGGTCCATATAAAATGGAAGGTAGTGTTACAATTGTAAGATAA
- a CDS encoding PorP/SprF family type IX secretion system membrane protein: MVVGKMKLGLRYWNLKLVIMVLIAGLFVTINKVKAQDIQFSQFYANTLYLNPAFAGSTHDLRGVLHQRLQWPKLEAKYITSSASLDTYIKKTKGGVGLILMKDWQGANTISSTDIALQYAQEVNFSSKFSMRFGLQGAYVSRNISYAQLTFPDQYTDGGYSGVPTSEYFGVNRKNFFDLSAGTLFYTDNLWLGISAHHINMPNQSFYNEVNRLPMKIGVVGGYKIKLDGGEANSPDKTSRYSLTPTFYYKMQGKSDQLDVGIYGMHDDLMLGFWYRGLPIKRYERNQNNESMIVLLGYRIKRLVISYSYDFTISKLNTARTGGSHEFNLTYIYPLPLKRKMYKRLPCPKF; encoded by the coding sequence ATGGTAGTAGGCAAAATGAAGTTGGGCTTAAGATATTGGAATCTGAAATTAGTAATAATGGTTTTGATAGCAGGTCTGTTTGTTACCATTAATAAGGTAAAGGCACAGGACATTCAGTTTTCGCAGTTTTATGCTAATACTTTATATTTAAATCCGGCATTTGCAGGAAGCACACATGACCTGAGAGGTGTGCTGCATCAACGTCTTCAGTGGCCTAAGCTTGAAGCGAAATATATAACATCCTCAGCAAGTCTTGATACTTATATCAAGAAAACAAAAGGAGGCGTTGGATTAATTTTAATGAAGGATTGGCAGGGAGCAAATACAATAAGCTCAACAGATATCGCTCTTCAATATGCTCAGGAAGTTAATTTTTCCTCGAAATTTTCAATGAGGTTTGGCTTGCAGGGAGCTTATGTCTCAAGAAATATTAGTTACGCACAATTAACATTTCCTGATCAGTATACGGACGGTGGGTATTCTGGCGTTCCTACCTCGGAATATTTTGGGGTGAACAGAAAAAACTTCTTTGATCTTTCTGCAGGAACATTATTTTATACAGATAATCTATGGCTCGGAATTTCTGCCCATCATATTAATATGCCTAACCAGTCTTTTTACAATGAGGTAAACAGACTGCCAATGAAAATAGGTGTTGTAGGAGGTTACAAAATAAAATTGGATGGGGGAGAGGCAAATAGTCCTGATAAGACCAGCAGATATTCCCTTACTCCTACTTTTTATTATAAAATGCAAGGTAAATCAGATCAGCTGGACGTGGGCATATACGGGATGCATGATGATCTGATGTTAGGGTTTTGGTATAGAGGGCTGCCTATAAAACGTTATGAAAGAAATCAGAATAATGAATCTATGATCGTCCTGTTGGGATATAGAATAAAAAGATTGGTTATCTCTTATAGCTATGACTTTACAATTTCAAAACTGAATACTGCTCGCACCGGTGGTTCTCATGAATTTAATCTTACGTACATTTATCCATTGCCATTGAAAAGGAAAATGTATAAAAGACTTCCATGTCCTAAGTTTTAG
- a CDS encoding cation:proton antiporter yields the protein MMFLFDISLPFKDPVLVFSVVLFIIFFAPIVLKKFRIPGIIGLIISGVIVGPNGFNLLLRNSGIVLFGTVGLLYIMFLAGLEIDLNDFKKNRNKSLIFGALTFFIPLTLGSLVSYYVLHLSIQGSVLLASMFASHTLVSYPIASKLGLTKKQAVTLAIGGTIITDTAVLLLLAVITGSVSGNLDSAFWVKLAISLAIFGFIVLFIFPKVTRWFFKNVEGDGGAQYIFVLGMVFAAAFLSEVAGVEPIIGAFLAGLSLNRLIPHTSPLMNRIEFIGNTLFIPFFLISVGMIVDIKVLFNGYQALFVAGVLIVLALSTKWVAAFITQKIFKFSSIERNLIFGLSSSHAAATLAVILVGFDLKLFDEAILNGTILLILVTCMVSSFVTESAGRKLAIAESKGGAEYHEIEERILIAITNPASIESKIDMAAMLKESDKSQPIYAVSVVNDDEEARDKLIQNKKMVERAIKHAASSENKLEVVSRIDLNIANGIARAVKELMITEIIIGWHEKNTTTEKLFGTVLENLVYRTDQMIVVTHTHQPLNTIKKIIVMVPPNAELEIGFKRWIHMVKKLSKQINSQVIFFGVSESLQHLKKAVNESKPGIDADYKGFSDWDDFPFFSGQLKGDDLFIAISARRSTLSHTIFMDSIPKLLQKYFDKNNFMLVYPEQFSEDPENRNLQLDGMTTSMIREDLQRFNKIGKILKGVIKWHRK from the coding sequence ATGATGTTTTTGTTTGATATTTCATTGCCATTTAAAGATCCTGTATTAGTATTTTCAGTGGTATTGTTTATCATATTCTTTGCACCTATTGTGTTAAAGAAGTTCAGGATACCAGGAATTATAGGTCTTATTATATCAGGGGTGATTGTTGGTCCTAATGGTTTTAATCTTTTATTGAGAAATTCCGGGATCGTTCTTTTCGGTACAGTTGGTCTTTTATATATCATGTTTCTTGCGGGGCTTGAAATTGACCTCAATGATTTTAAAAAGAACAGAAATAAAAGCCTGATATTCGGGGCACTTACCTTTTTTATACCTCTAACATTAGGATCTCTTGTTTCTTATTACGTCCTACATCTAAGTATTCAGGGCTCGGTTTTACTCGCTAGTATGTTTGCTTCTCATACTTTAGTTTCCTATCCGATAGCAAGTAAACTTGGACTTACAAAAAAGCAAGCGGTAACCCTTGCCATTGGAGGTACTATCATTACGGACACAGCGGTGCTCTTATTGCTGGCTGTTATTACTGGTTCTGTAAGTGGTAACCTTGATTCAGCCTTCTGGGTGAAATTAGCCATTTCCCTTGCAATATTCGGGTTTATAGTACTCTTTATCTTTCCAAAAGTTACCAGGTGGTTTTTTAAGAACGTCGAAGGAGATGGAGGTGCACAATACATTTTTGTGTTAGGAATGGTATTCGCGGCAGCTTTTTTATCTGAGGTTGCTGGAGTAGAGCCTATTATCGGAGCCTTCCTGGCAGGCCTCTCGCTCAACAGACTTATACCTCATACTTCACCATTAATGAATAGAATAGAATTCATTGGCAACACATTGTTTATCCCGTTTTTCCTTATCAGTGTGGGAATGATAGTAGATATAAAAGTTTTATTTAATGGTTATCAAGCGCTTTTTGTCGCAGGAGTATTGATTGTTCTTGCATTGTCCACTAAATGGGTGGCGGCTTTTATCACACAGAAGATATTTAAATTTTCTTCTATAGAGAGAAATTTAATATTTGGATTAAGCAGTTCGCACGCAGCAGCCACGCTTGCGGTAATACTCGTAGGTTTTGACCTGAAGCTTTTTGATGAAGCTATACTTAATGGAACCATACTCCTTATTCTGGTTACCTGCATGGTGAGCTCTTTTGTGACAGAGAGCGCCGGAAGAAAGTTGGCTATAGCAGAATCAAAGGGTGGGGCAGAATATCATGAAATAGAAGAAAGAATTTTAATTGCCATAACTAATCCTGCAAGTATAGAGTCTAAGATCGATATGGCTGCAATGTTAAAGGAATCGGATAAGTCCCAGCCAATCTATGCTGTTTCAGTTGTAAATGATGATGAAGAAGCAAGAGACAAACTCATTCAAAATAAGAAGATGGTGGAGAGGGCTATCAAGCATGCAGCTTCTTCAGAGAATAAACTTGAGGTTGTATCAAGGATCGATCTGAATATTGCCAATGGAATTGCCCGTGCTGTAAAAGAGCTGATGATTACTGAGATCATTATCGGTTGGCATGAGAAGAATACAACTACTGAGAAGTTGTTTGGTACTGTGCTTGAAAACCTTGTCTATCGCACTGACCAGATGATCGTGGTAACGCATACTCATCAACCATTGAATACCATCAAAAAAATTATAGTCATGGTTCCTCCAAATGCAGAACTGGAGATTGGTTTTAAAAGATGGATCCACATGGTGAAGAAATTATCCAAACAGATTAATAGCCAGGTAATCTTCTTTGGTGTATCTGAGTCCCTGCAACATTTAAAAAAAGCAGTAAATGAAAGTAAGCCGGGAATTGATGCTGATTACAAAGGTTTTTCCGATTGGGATGACTTTCCGTTTTTTTCCGGTCAGCTCAAAGGAGATGATCTCTTCATTGCTATTTCTGCAAGGAGGTCAACATTATCTCACACCATATTTATGGATTCTATACCAAAATTATTGCAGAAATATTTTGATAAGAATAACTTCATGCTTGTTTATCCTGAGCAATTCAGTGAAGATCCGGAAAATAGAAATCTTCAGCTGGATGGAATGACTACATCCATGATAAGAGAAGATTTACAGAGATTCAATAAAATTGGTAAGATATTGAAAGGGGTTATAAAATGGCATAGGAAATAA
- a CDS encoding ribosomal maturation YjgA family protein, translated as MKRNRVLYFFIIIGLIGIGLAARKWKIFLPDLINVYLGDAIWAAMIYFGIAFIFNRKSLSFIGVLSLTFCYCIEVSQFYHAPWIDAIRNTRIGALILGFAFLWSDILAYTLGIGFSFLGEYFFFKGKPKEVDAVA; from the coding sequence ATGAAAAGGAATAGAGTATTATATTTCTTTATTATTATAGGCCTTATCGGTATTGGTTTAGCTGCTCGGAAATGGAAGATTTTTCTCCCTGATTTAATCAATGTTTATCTCGGCGATGCTATCTGGGCAGCGATGATCTATTTCGGCATAGCCTTTATTTTTAACAGGAAAAGTTTATCATTCATTGGAGTACTTTCTCTAACATTCTGCTATTGTATTGAAGTCAGTCAGTTTTATCATGCACCATGGATTGATGCAATAAGAAATACCAGAATCGGTGCTCTTATTCTTGGTTTTGCATTTTTGTGGAGCGATATTCTCGCTTACACATTAGGAATTGGGTTCTCATTCCTGGGGGAATATTTCTTTTTTAAGGGAAAACCAAAGGAAGTAGATGCTGTAGCTTAG
- a CDS encoding MATE family efflux transporter has translation MIFSSWFRDNLKEYKETLRIAYPVVLSQFGHISVGVADSIMVGGLGSIPLASATFAFSVFVPFMMFAIGLTYGISPLVAKADGEQNHLEIRKILKHSIVLNVIAAIVLSGGLLFAAPLLQYFQQPQEVLALAIPFFKILVWSLVPLILFQIWKQFAEGLAITRQAMYITVIANVLNLLLNYLLIYGHYGFPKLGTSGAAVATLIARIFMAISIFIFVIKYSRTNIFIKGMQKISYSFREFKRLFRVSIAVGSQLAFETGAFGMAAIMIGWLGASEMAAHHIALNMAAVSYMGATGIGAAATVRVGNELGRKDYAAVRNAGKAAFHLVVLYMSFCALVFILFRHDLPWFYINEESICKMAASLLLISAFFQLSDGIQVVYLGALRGLEDVKMPTAIALLAYWVIALPLGYVFAFVLKMGVEGVWYGLLIGLTIAALLLYYRFEKKSKELGWS, from the coding sequence ATGATTTTCAGCAGTTGGTTTAGGGATAACCTAAAGGAATATAAAGAAACATTAAGAATAGCTTATCCTGTAGTTCTTAGTCAATTCGGACATATATCAGTGGGAGTGGCAGATAGCATTATGGTTGGAGGGTTAGGAAGTATTCCGCTTGCATCGGCCACATTTGCCTTTAGTGTGTTTGTTCCATTTATGATGTTTGCCATTGGCCTTACCTATGGAATTTCTCCCTTAGTTGCCAAGGCAGACGGTGAACAGAACCACCTGGAAATAAGAAAGATTCTGAAGCACAGTATTGTATTGAATGTAATAGCCGCAATAGTGCTCTCCGGAGGACTGTTATTTGCTGCTCCGCTTCTGCAATATTTTCAACAGCCCCAAGAGGTACTGGCACTGGCTATTCCTTTCTTTAAAATTCTGGTATGGTCATTAGTGCCTTTAATTTTATTTCAGATCTGGAAACAGTTTGCTGAAGGTCTTGCCATTACCAGACAGGCAATGTATATCACTGTAATTGCTAATGTACTGAATCTGTTGCTTAACTATCTCCTGATTTATGGCCACTATGGCTTTCCAAAGCTTGGCACAAGTGGTGCTGCAGTGGCCACCCTCATCGCAAGGATCTTTATGGCTATTTCAATTTTTATATTTGTTATCAAATATTCCCGGACCAATATTTTCATAAAAGGAATGCAAAAAATTAGCTATTCTTTTAGGGAGTTTAAAAGATTGTTTAGGGTGAGTATTGCCGTGGGTTCTCAGCTTGCTTTTGAAACAGGGGCATTTGGAATGGCAGCTATAATGATTGGCTGGCTGGGTGCTTCGGAAATGGCAGCACATCATATTGCCTTAAACATGGCCGCGGTAAGTTATATGGGCGCAACGGGAATAGGTGCAGCAGCAACAGTTCGTGTTGGAAATGAATTAGGGAGAAAGGATTATGCAGCAGTTCGCAATGCAGGAAAAGCTGCTTTTCACCTTGTTGTTTTATATATGAGTTTCTGTGCCCTGGTGTTTATATTGTTCAGACATGATTTGCCCTGGTTTTATATCAATGAAGAATCTATCTGTAAAATGGCCGCCTCCCTTTTATTAATCAGTGCTTTTTTTCAATTGTCTGACGGTATTCAGGTTGTTTACCTTGGAGCACTCCGCGGACTGGAAGATGTAAAGATGCCTACAGCTATTGCTTTGCTGGCTTATTGGGTAATAGCATTGCCACTAGGATATGTGTTCGCATTTGTGCTGAAGATGGGCGTTGAAGGCGTTTGGTACGGATTATTGATAGGGCTTACCATTGCCGCATTGTTGCTTTATTACAGGTTTGAGAAGAAGTCGAAGGAGTTGGGGTGGTCTTGA
- a CDS encoding lipoprotein signal peptidase: MALQYKYYKYYFLTLGVIVLDQIVKLLVHFKMDFGYPGQIRIFDDWFKLYYTTNPGMAFGFELGIPYGKLILSLFRIIAMVAISVYLYRLAKKDMAPGMLWCIALILGGAIGNVIDSTFYGVLLNNAPDGSSTPWFHGQVIDMFYIDIWEGRLPEWIPIFGGEHYAFWPIFNIADAAIFIGVCVILIWQKRFFKDADKEESVTEKAENN, from the coding sequence ATGGCCCTTCAATATAAATACTATAAGTACTACTTCCTTACTCTTGGAGTAATTGTTCTTGATCAGATTGTAAAGCTTCTGGTTCATTTTAAAATGGACTTTGGTTATCCTGGCCAGATCAGAATCTTTGACGACTGGTTTAAGCTTTACTATACAACCAATCCTGGTATGGCTTTCGGTTTTGAATTAGGTATACCTTATGGAAAGCTTATTCTAAGCCTGTTTAGAATCATCGCAATGGTTGCTATTTCAGTGTATTTATATCGACTTGCAAAAAAAGACATGGCTCCCGGTATGCTTTGGTGTATTGCTTTGATACTTGGAGGTGCAATAGGCAATGTAATAGACAGTACCTTTTACGGTGTATTACTGAACAACGCTCCTGACGGCTCAAGCACACCATGGTTTCACGGACAGGTAATAGATATGTTTTATATAGATATCTGGGAAGGCAGACTACCGGAGTGGATTCCGATATTCGGCGGAGAACATTATGCCTTCTGGCCGATTTTCAATATCGCTGATGCTGCTATTTTTATTGGGGTATGTGTTATCCTCATCTGGCAGAAAAGATTCTTTAAAGATGCTGATAAGGAAGAATCTGTGACGGAGAAAGCGGAGAATAATTAA